The sequence AATCAGCGACCATTTCAGGCCCGGATGGCTGGACGCGTCTATCGGTCAACACCGATCAGCCGCACCCGCCTACAACAGTCGAAGTCTGGACGTAAGCGGAAACCAAGCCCAATCCGCTTCGCCCCTCAACACTGCCAACAGGTCCAATTTGTACAGACTTTTTTCCTAAGGGCTATTTCTGTACAGACTCTTCTTAGTTGTACGGACTATATTCCTAATGTACAGACTTTATTCCGACAGACCACAACAATCACTCAACCAAAGGTGTTCACTCAACAGTGACCGACTTTGCAAGGTTGCGCGGCTGATCGACGTCGGTTCCCTTGACGATGGCGACATGGTAGGCGAGCAGTTGCAGCGGGATGGTCGCGACGATGGGCGCGGCGACGCCGGACGAATGACCCACACGAATCAGTTCAACGCCGGCATCCTCTTCAAACGCGGCATCCTCGTCCGCAAAGACAAACAGCTGACCATCGCGCGCGCGCACTTCGTGCAGGTTGGATTTGAGTTTGTCGAGCAGGTCATCGTCGGGCAGCACCGCCACGACCGGCATGTTGCGGTCGATGAGCGCCAGCGGACCATGCTTCAATTCGCCGGCCGGATACGCCTCGGCGTGGATATACGATATTTCCTTGAGCTTCAGCGCGCCTTCCATCGCAATCGGGTAGTGCGCGCCGCGACCGAGGTACAGCGCATGCGACTTGTCGGCGAGGTGCTGTGCGAGCAGTTCGATGGCCGGGTCCAGTTCAAGCGCACGCTCGCAGAGCAACGGCAGCGCGCGCAGTTGCCGGACGACCGCTGTCTCGATGTCCGCTCCATTCGCAGTCTCGCGCCCAAGCAGCGCAACCAGCAGCGCGAGCACCGTCAACTGGGTGGTGAACGCCTTGGTCGATGCAACGCCGATTTCCGGCCCCGCGCGCGTGAGCGCCACCAGATCGGACTCACGGGTCAGCGAGCTTTCCGGTACGTTGCAGATCGTGAGACTCGCACGGTAGCCAAGCGTTTTGGCAAGTCGCAATGCCGCGAGCGTGTCGGCGGTTTCGCCGGACTGCGATACGGTTACGAACAGCGTGTCCGGTGCCACCACATGCGGTCGGTAACGATATTCGCTTGCGACCTCGACGTTGCAGGGAATGCCGACGAGGCTCTCGAGCCAGTAGCGGGCCACCAGCCCGGCGTGGTAGCTGGTGCCGCAGGCGACGATCTGCACCGCGCGCACGCCCGCGAGTATCGACTGGGAGTTCGCGCCGAACACCTCGGGCGACACGCCGTCGCCGACCAGGCGACCTTCGAGCGTATCGATGATCGCGCGCGGCTGCTCGTGAATCTCCTTGAGCATGTAATGGCGGTAGCCACCGCGTTCGGCCGCCTCGGGCGACAGTTCGCTGGTGCGCACGGCACGCTCGACCCGGGTGCCGGATGCGTCGTAGACAACGATCGAGTCGCGGCGTACATCGGCGATGTCGCCTTCTTCGAGGAACATGAACCGTTGCGTGACGGGCAGTAGCGCGTAGACGTCGGAGGCGACGAAGTTCTCGCCGATTCCCAGCCCGATCACCAGCGGACTGCCGCGTCGCGCGGCGACGAGCCGGTCCGGTTCGTTACGGCTGACGACCCCGAGTGCATACGCACCGTCGAACGAAGCGGTGGCACCGCGCACGGCCTCCAGCAGATCGCCTCCCGCTTCGATGCGGTCGAACACCGCGTGGACGATGACCTCGGTATCGGTATCCGAGGTGAAACGGTGACCGGCCGCGGACTGCTGTTCGCGCAGTTCCGCGAAGTTTTCGATGATGCCGTTGTGCACAACCGCGACCGTGTCACGGCAGACATGCGGATGTGCGTTGCGGGTGGACGGCGCGCCGTGCGTGGCCCAGCGCGTGTGGGCGATGCCGGTTCCGCCGCCAAGCGGGTGTTCTTCGACAATCCCCGCAAGCCGGGCCACCTTGCCCTCGGTGCGGTGACGGGTGATGCAGCCGGCGGCGTCGAGTACGGCAAGACCGGCCGAATCGTAACCGCGGTATTCGAGCCTGCGCAGGCCTTCGATCAGGATGGGGGCGACGTCGCGCTGGGCGACCGCACCTACGATGCCACACATGGCGGTTTTCGGCTCCGCAGTAGTTCCGGTGGGCGCTATCGTAGCGCAGCGGCGGAGGGATGCTCCCGAATGCTCGCCTGCCGCGGGCG comes from Chromatiales bacterium and encodes:
- the glmS gene encoding glutamine--fructose-6-phosphate transaminase (isomerizing); amino-acid sequence: MCGIVGAVAQRDVAPILIEGLRRLEYRGYDSAGLAVLDAAGCITRHRTEGKVARLAGIVEEHPLGGGTGIAHTRWATHGAPSTRNAHPHVCRDTVAVVHNGIIENFAELREQQSAAGHRFTSDTDTEVIVHAVFDRIEAGGDLLEAVRGATASFDGAYALGVVSRNEPDRLVAARRGSPLVIGLGIGENFVASDVYALLPVTQRFMFLEEGDIADVRRDSIVVYDASGTRVERAVRTSELSPEAAERGGYRHYMLKEIHEQPRAIIDTLEGRLVGDGVSPEVFGANSQSILAGVRAVQIVACGTSYHAGLVARYWLESLVGIPCNVEVASEYRYRPHVVAPDTLFVTVSQSGETADTLAALRLAKTLGYRASLTICNVPESSLTRESDLVALTRAGPEIGVASTKAFTTQLTVLALLVALLGRETANGADIETAVVRQLRALPLLCERALELDPAIELLAQHLADKSHALYLGRGAHYPIAMEGALKLKEISYIHAEAYPAGELKHGPLALIDRNMPVVAVLPDDDLLDKLKSNLHEVRARDGQLFVFADEDAAFEEDAGVELIRVGHSSGVAAPIVATIPLQLLAYHVAIVKGTDVDQPRNLAKSVTVE